Below is a genomic region from Hoeflea sp. 108.
TCGTCTTCTCAATCATCGGTCCTGTCGCCGTCGGCGTTGCAGCGTTCTTGCGGATCGCCGGAATAGCAAGTAGCGGCCAACCCGGTCAGGGGCTCGCCCAGGCTTGGGTCGTCACTCACCACCGGCAAACCAGACGAGACGATGTATGCCCTTCTCGAATATAGGGTCTGGATAGAACGCAGCGACGAGCTGGATTGCCGTAGCGACCGCGATGGCAGCCGCGTAGGGCGCGTTTGAACCGGCATGCCATCTGAGGCGGCATGACCAAACGAGACCGGGGCCGTATTGGTGGCGCACGAATGCGGAGCCCGGACAACCCAAGCTTGAGCCAGAGGCAAGGGTGAGATCGGCGGATAACGGTGCCGCGGCAACTCTCAAGCGACGATGGGCGCCAAATTCTCCGTCTGGCCTCCGTTCAACGAGCGCTCCAAACGGCCTCTCCAATGGGCTGATCTCGCCGAAGGACGGCTGACGCCTCGACTGTCTATGCCGCAACAGCGCGTCTCAACTTTCTTCCCCTGTCGGCACCCACCCCATGCAGCGAGCTGCCTGTGGACCCCGGGGTGGCCGCCATTCCTCGCGAGACAAGAAACTCGATCCTGCGCCGTCCTCCGCTCTGCTTCAGTCGCAAGCGATGCGTCGTCACTCGCCTCCGGCCCACCGATCGCCATCGAGGCCGCATGGTGCGGTCTCGGGAACGGAAAAACGGAGAAATACCATGGCGACCATCGGCACTTTCAAGAAGGCCGGCTCGAACGAGTTCACCGGCGAAATCGTCACCCTCAGCGTCCAGGCCAAGGGCGTTCGCATCGTCCCCGACACCCGCGCCACCGGCGACAACGCCCCCAGCCACCGCGTTCTAGTCGGCCGCGCCGAAATCGGCGCCGCCTGGACCAAGTGCTCCAACGAGGGCCGCGATTACCTGGGCCTCAAGCTCGACGATCCGAGCTTCAACGCCCCGATCTACGCCAACCTCTTCGACGATGAGGAAGGTGACACATTCTCACTAATCTGGTCCCGCCCGAGCGGTCGGCGCGGCGATTAAGCCCAAACAAGGCCCCGGCCGGATCGGCCGGGGTCTTTCTTCATGTGCTGCCCTGCCGGCTAGCTGGCCCCTCCAGCATTACGGCTTGTCGCCTTTCGTTGTTGTTTCCGCTCTAAGAGGAGCGTTCGGCTTCAACTCTGCTAACGCGCGATCCCTTGAATTCCTGCAATTGCTCGGCCCCAGGAACGCAGTATCCCCGCCGCTTTTTCATCGTCTCCAAGCGTCTCAGGGCTCGATGCGCCTCATCGGGGCCATCGAAGGTTTCGATCATCACTTGTCCGTTGGCACCAATTCTTCCCCAGTTCCGAATGACCGACACGCCTCCAAACAAAGTCGGCTGGAGCGTTAGGCTGTAGAACCGGCGCATGTTCAGGGCCGGATCGACGCGGTGCAGATGAATATCGTTCAAGGGCGCAAGCATGACAGACAGTCTCGGTGCGAATGCGCGCCAGGTCCAACAACATGTTTGAATCATTCCACCGTGATCGATTCATTGCGATGATGTTTCTTGCCGGGGTGAAACGCAGACCGCGCTTCTGCAAAATTGGTTGTGCGTTACGGCCATGGATTTCGATGCGCGCAGTTGGTTTGGACTCCCCTACTTATGCTTCGTTTTCTCTGCGGTGGAATCTGTTCTTGGCGACACATGCCCTCATGTCATCACGCCGGAACCAGACCGCACGCCCGCATCGGAGCGGCGGGTTGCCGGCCGTGAATACGATCTGCTCGTCGGAGCGCATGCGCATAACCTCGTCAGGCAGGATCAGGGGACGCCGGTAAAGCTGCTTTGATCGCGACCGCGTAGATCCGGACATTTGGCTGGTACGGCTCGTCTGGTCGACTTCGACAGTAGTGTCGCCGCAGCGCCTCGAGATGTACTCGGCAGTATCAGGATCGTTGATAGCCGCGAAACTGATCCACGATGCGCTTTCGAACCATTTGCTCGTAGCTTCCCGGCCGCCATAGGTCTCGCGCATTTGCCCGATAGACTGGAAGATCATGATGAGCGTCAGGCCATATTTGCGCCCGGCATCGCGCGCTGTTTCGAGTATGCCGAGATAGCCGAGCCGGGCCACCTCATCGAGCATGAACAGCGTCTTTGCTGCGATAGCGCCCTTTCGATTGTAGATTGCGTTCATAAGAGCGCCGATGATGACACGGGCAAGACCTGGGTGAGCACCCAAAACCTTTAGGTCGAGCGCGATGAAAAGGTCGATATCGCCATTTGCCAGGTCGTCGGTTGCGAATGCATTGCCGGATACGAGCGCCGCATAGTTCGGATAAGAAAGCCAGTGTGTCTCCTTGACGGCGTTGGCATAGACACCCGAAAATGTTTCCGGGGTCATGTTCACGAATGCAGCAACGTTCTCCTTCACAAATTCGGACGCCGACTGCTGATGAATTTGCGTGAGACGTTCTCGCAGCTTCGGCTCAGGTTCGGACAGGTTGGAGCGCACTTGTCTAAGGGTTTGGCGTCTGGGTTCCGTATGCCCGGACAGGCAGACGTCGGCGATCAGCGCGATGAGGAGTTGCAGGGCGGAGGCACGGAAAAAGTCGTCTCGTGCGGAGGCCTGTCGGGCATTTTCGCTCATGACCCAGGTTGCAACAGCCGCAATGTCCTCTTCCTTCGTGCCTCCAAAGCGCCCGATCCAGTCGAGGGCATTGAACCCAATGGCGGCATTGGCGGGGTCTAGAACGACGACATTGCGGCCGGCTTTGCGGCGATGTTCTATCACCATCGGCGCAACCTCCAATGATGGATCAAGTACCACGAGGCCTTCACCCCATTTCAGTGCGGTGGGGACCGTGACCGAAGTGGTTTTGAAGCCGCCGGAGCCGGCAAAGGCGATACCATGACACGAACCGAAGGATCCATCGAAACAGAGCAGCGGTGAACGCCCACCTGCGCCCCAATTTTCCCTTTTGTCGGCGCGAAAGACCATTGCGGACACGCTGTCGCGATCGACGCGATAGCATTCACCGACAACTATGCCGCCAGTGCCTGGAAAGAGCCGTTCGGCATCGCGCATGCTCATCCATTCTGCTTCGCCATGAACCGCGCGTTTGCCGCGAATGCGGACTGGGAGAGGTCTGACAAATGCGGCGTTGCCTTTGACGGTGACACGAAGCGCAAAGAAGCCTGATAAGAGAGCAATGAGCGCGCCAGACATAGTCGCGGGATCGGCAAAGGACAGTCCCGAGTCTCCGACCGTCCAGTGAGTGGAAAGCCTAATCTTCTCGCGGGCTACGGCAAGTATGACTGCCGCCGCACTTCCCACCACGACGCTCCATCCGGCGGCTTTTATGTGTACGGCACCTGCTGCTGCAAAGAGCAAGATGACGCCTAAAATTCCTGACAAGGCAAAGGGCAGGGCAAGCCCGACACGACCGAGCATCAGGCGCGCGACATCGTTGGCTGCGAGCTGGGTTAACTTTTGTTCGACGCCATTGGTGACGAACAAAGTTGCGACCATCAGTGTTGCAGGGATGATGGCCAGCAACAATCTATTCGCTGGCATGATCCGATCCCTTCACGATGGTTCCTTCCGGCCTGGATCGCTCGTTTTCGTCCCCTTTGAGTTTCTGGCGTGCATCTGGCATCAGGCCAAGCATATGCGCGTGCTTCTCATGGAGACGACCCGCTTTCACCATTTGGGCACCTTGCTCAATCTCCTCTCGCGTATTCTGTTTGCGGACCTTTGATCTGACCATTCGTGACATACGTTCAAGCCTCGCCATTGCCCCCTGCAGCCGGGCTAGACGCGACCGAGGCGGCCGCAGTCCTGGCGGCTTTCCCACTCCTGCTTCCAGATGATTTCTCAGCTCTGTCGCGAAATCGCGCCGCGAATTCCTCGAACGCCGCCAGCAATTCTCCTTCTTCGATCTCGATTTCGCCAATTCCGGCCCTGAGTGCTATCCGCCCAACGCGCTCTGCCTCGCGCGTTTCGGCCTGTCTCAGCTGATCCTGCAGGCGGGCGATCTCTTCCCTGATTTTCGATGACTGCTTCTTCATTTCGGGACGTCTTTCCGTTGCTGTGGATTGATCGAAGCATCAGGCGAGGATTGCCGGGGAGGGCACGGAGTGCATCCCCGTTTATTGCGCAGTCGGCAGAACTGACGCCCTCAACGATGATCCCGTCGTTCCGAAGGAGCGGATCAAGGGCGCAATTATACGTCGCTCACGCGACGTCTTGCTCACCGACCTACCGACCCAGCAGCTCCCGACGAACGCTCGAGTGTCCGTTCTTTGTTTAGGAGCAATTTCTGACATGGCTGTGCCCCACTTTTCCATTTCCATCGTCAGCAGCGGCGACGGCCGCAGCGTGCTGCTGTCGGCCGCCTACCGGCATTGCGCGAAAATGGACTACGAGAGGGAAGCGAGATCGGTCGACTACACACGCAAGCAGGGGCTTCGGTACGAGGCGTTCTCAACGCCACCTGATGCGCCGTATTGGCTGCGCGGGCTGATCGCCGACCGTTCAGTGGCAGGTGCGTCGGAAGCCTTCTGGAACAAGGTGGAGGCTTTTGAGAAACGCTCGGACG
It encodes:
- a CDS encoding DUF736 domain-containing protein — its product is MATIGTFKKAGSNEFTGEIVTLSVQAKGVRIVPDTRATGDNAPSHRVLVGRAEIGAAWTKCSNEGRDYLGLKLDDPSFNAPIYANLFDDEEGDTFSLIWSRPSGRRGD
- a CDS encoding WGR domain-containing protein; its protein translation is MLAPLNDIHLHRVDPALNMRRFYSLTLQPTLFGGVSVIRNWGRIGANGQVMIETFDGPDEAHRALRRLETMKKRRGYCVPGAEQLQEFKGSRVSRVEAERSS
- the traG gene encoding Ti-type conjugative transfer system protein TraG, yielding MPANRLLLAIIPATLMVATLFVTNGVEQKLTQLAANDVARLMLGRVGLALPFALSGILGVILLFAAAGAVHIKAAGWSVVVGSAAAVILAVAREKIRLSTHWTVGDSGLSFADPATMSGALIALLSGFFALRVTVKGNAAFVRPLPVRIRGKRAVHGEAEWMSMRDAERLFPGTGGIVVGECYRVDRDSVSAMVFRADKRENWGAGGRSPLLCFDGSFGSCHGIAFAGSGGFKTTSVTVPTALKWGEGLVVLDPSLEVAPMVIEHRRKAGRNVVVLDPANAAIGFNALDWIGRFGGTKEEDIAAVATWVMSENARQASARDDFFRASALQLLIALIADVCLSGHTEPRRQTLRQVRSNLSEPEPKLRERLTQIHQQSASEFVKENVAAFVNMTPETFSGVYANAVKETHWLSYPNYAALVSGNAFATDDLANGDIDLFIALDLKVLGAHPGLARVIIGALMNAIYNRKGAIAAKTLFMLDEVARLGYLGILETARDAGRKYGLTLIMIFQSIGQMRETYGGREATSKWFESASWISFAAINDPDTAEYISRRCGDTTVEVDQTSRTSQMSGSTRSRSKQLYRRPLILPDEVMRMRSDEQIVFTAGNPPLRCGRAVWFRRDDMRACVAKNRFHRRENEA
- the traD gene encoding conjugal transfer protein TraD, which codes for MARLERMSRMVRSKVRKQNTREEIEQGAQMVKAGRLHEKHAHMLGLMPDARQKLKGDENERSRPEGTIVKGSDHASE
- the traC gene encoding conjugal transfer protein TraC; this translates as MKKQSSKIREEIARLQDQLRQAETREAERVGRIALRAGIGEIEIEEGELLAAFEEFAARFRDRAEKSSGSRSGKAARTAAASVASSPAAGGNGEA